In Streptomyces sp. NBC_00414, a single window of DNA contains:
- a CDS encoding helix-turn-helix domain-containing protein encodes MTLEAAGVSDAEESVYRHLVTAGQASAGDVATRTGLSPAEAEAVLEALAVKGMASHTDVLPRHFRATPPDVALLPRLKRNADALDLARAEATGLLQVYRDTMRRRDASELIEVITGAEALRQHLRQIQASAQDEMLWFCKAQYVAMPSGSNNSEFEALGRGVRYRVLYEKAFFDDEGAVDNVVAGVRAGEVARAVPHLPLRLAVADRAIAVCPLVPGGPHGSPDEPTAALVRDSNLLAALIALFERYWEDAVPLDVDDSGSVAGTDGVGGPDPLSAVDRRLLALLVAGVTDKAVATQLGLSRRTVQRHIQRMMELAGAATRMQLAWQAARRGWL; translated from the coding sequence ATGACGCTGGAGGCTGCGGGGGTCTCGGACGCGGAGGAGTCCGTCTACCGACACCTGGTGACGGCGGGTCAGGCCTCGGCCGGTGACGTCGCCACGCGCACGGGGCTGAGCCCGGCCGAGGCCGAGGCGGTGCTGGAGGCGCTGGCCGTCAAGGGCATGGCGAGCCACACCGACGTGCTGCCCCGGCACTTCCGGGCCACTCCCCCGGACGTGGCGCTGCTGCCCCGGCTGAAGCGGAACGCCGACGCGCTGGACCTGGCGCGGGCGGAGGCCACCGGTCTGCTGCAGGTGTACCGCGACACGATGCGCCGACGGGACGCCAGCGAGCTGATCGAGGTCATCACGGGCGCCGAGGCGCTGCGTCAGCATCTGCGTCAGATACAGGCGAGCGCCCAGGACGAGATGCTCTGGTTCTGCAAGGCCCAGTACGTGGCGATGCCGTCGGGCAGCAACAACTCGGAGTTCGAGGCACTGGGGCGGGGCGTGCGCTACCGGGTGCTGTACGAGAAGGCGTTCTTCGACGACGAGGGAGCCGTTGACAACGTTGTTGCGGGGGTGCGCGCCGGGGAGGTCGCCCGCGCGGTTCCGCACCTGCCGCTGCGGCTGGCGGTCGCGGACCGTGCCATCGCGGTCTGCCCGCTCGTACCCGGCGGCCCCCATGGCAGCCCCGACGAACCGACCGCCGCGCTCGTACGGGACAGCAATCTGCTCGCCGCGCTCATCGCCCTGTTCGAGCGCTACTGGGAGGACGCCGTACCGCTGGACGTCGACGACTCGGGCTCGGTCGCGGGGACCGACGGGGTCGGCGGTCCCGATCCGCTGTCCGCGGTCGACCGGCGCCTGCTGGCCCTCCTGGTGGCCGGTGTCACCGACAAGGCCGTGGCCACCCAGCTGGGCCTGAGCCGCCGCACGGTGCAGCGTCACATCCAGCGCATGATGGAGCTGGCCGGTGCGGCGACGCGGATGCAGCTGGCCTGGCAGGCGGCACGCCGCGGCTGGCTGTGA
- a CDS encoding M4 family metallopeptidase, producing the protein MVALLGSTLPAWSAEPEAARADRTPRQIEAEPRPGAETVTLSPAQRKKLLAAATDSRTATARSLKLGEREKLIPKDVIKDADGTVHTRYERTFAGLPVLGGDLVVHERRKALSVSKSSPATISVPTTKASVPAAKAAESALAAAESQKTDEAAAEGAPRLVVWAGEGAAEPVLAWESVVNGVQEDGTPSSLRVVTDADSGARLGSFEQVHPGTGTSQYSGTVQVGSVRDGDLYRLTDPQRGGHTTYDISAGGNGVPLTDDNDVWGDGTPADRQTAAVDAAYGAQKTWDFYHDRFGRNGIADDGVGARSRVHYGKGYANAFWDDLCFCMTYGDGLNDARPLTELDIAAHEMTHGVTSATADLTYSGESGGLNEATSDIMGTAVEFFADSAEDVPDYRIGELADVRGTGKPLRYMDQPSKDASAKGTSQDHWTEQTRKLDPHFSSGVGNHFFYLLAEGSGEKTVEGVAYDSPTYDGLPVAGLGLHNATNVWYRALTRYMTSNTDYAGARTATLQAAADLFGTSSDAYEAVGNAWAAVNVGPRYVNHIAAKAPSARDSAVGQPTSRPIEATTTRPGALTYSATGLPDGVSIDRATGLLSGTPTTAGAFPAAVTIRNSAAETRTLSFTWTVLASGGDHFVNPDRFDIPNWRTIESPIVVTGREGNASSDLKVTVDLVHDFIGGQVIHLVGEDGTALLVKDFVWDTGSELHATFTVDASALPANGTWKLRVTDNTPGIFTVDPGHLDSWSITF; encoded by the coding sequence ATGGTCGCGCTGTTGGGTTCGACGCTCCCCGCCTGGAGCGCCGAACCCGAGGCCGCCCGCGCCGATCGGACGCCCCGGCAGATCGAGGCGGAACCCAGACCCGGCGCCGAAACCGTCACCCTCTCCCCGGCCCAGCGGAAGAAACTGCTCGCCGCGGCGACCGACTCCCGTACGGCCACGGCCCGTTCCCTGAAGCTGGGCGAGCGGGAGAAGCTGATACCGAAGGACGTCATCAAGGACGCCGACGGCACCGTGCACACCCGCTACGAGCGTACGTTCGCCGGACTGCCCGTCCTCGGCGGCGACCTGGTGGTACACGAGCGCCGCAAGGCCCTCAGCGTCTCCAAGTCGTCGCCGGCCACGATCTCCGTACCGACGACGAAGGCCTCCGTGCCGGCCGCGAAGGCGGCCGAGTCCGCTCTCGCGGCGGCCGAGTCGCAGAAGACGGACGAGGCCGCGGCGGAAGGCGCGCCACGGCTCGTCGTCTGGGCGGGCGAAGGCGCCGCCGAACCGGTGCTGGCCTGGGAGAGCGTCGTCAACGGCGTTCAGGAGGACGGGACTCCGAGCAGTCTGCGGGTGGTGACCGACGCCGACAGCGGAGCCCGGCTGGGGAGCTTCGAGCAGGTCCACCCCGGTACGGGGACGAGCCAGTACAGCGGCACCGTGCAGGTCGGGTCCGTACGCGACGGCGACCTCTACCGGCTGACCGATCCGCAGCGCGGCGGGCACACGACGTACGACATCAGCGCGGGCGGCAACGGCGTCCCCCTGACGGATGACAACGATGTCTGGGGCGACGGTACGCCCGCCGACCGGCAGACGGCCGCCGTGGACGCCGCCTACGGGGCGCAGAAGACCTGGGACTTCTACCACGACCGGTTCGGCCGCAACGGCATCGCGGACGACGGCGTCGGCGCCCGTTCCCGGGTGCACTACGGCAAGGGGTACGCCAACGCCTTCTGGGACGACCTCTGCTTCTGCATGACGTACGGCGACGGTCTGAACGACGCCCGGCCGCTCACCGAACTCGACATCGCGGCCCACGAGATGACCCACGGCGTCACCTCCGCGACCGCCGACCTCACGTACTCCGGTGAATCGGGCGGTCTCAACGAGGCCACCAGCGACATCATGGGCACCGCCGTGGAGTTCTTCGCCGACAGCGCCGAGGACGTGCCGGACTACCGGATCGGCGAACTGGCCGACGTGCGCGGCACCGGGAAGCCCCTGCGGTACATGGACCAGCCTTCCAAGGACGCCTCCGCGAAGGGCACTTCGCAGGACCACTGGACCGAGCAGACCCGCAAGCTCGACCCGCACTTCAGCTCCGGCGTGGGCAATCACTTCTTCTATCTGCTCGCCGAGGGCAGCGGCGAGAAGACCGTCGAGGGCGTCGCCTACGACAGCCCCACCTACGACGGCCTGCCGGTCGCGGGCCTCGGCCTGCACAACGCCACCAACGTCTGGTACCGGGCCCTGACCCGCTACATGACCAGCAACACCGACTACGCGGGAGCCCGTACCGCCACACTGCAGGCCGCGGCCGACCTGTTCGGCACGTCGAGCGACGCGTACGAAGCGGTCGGCAACGCCTGGGCGGCCGTCAACGTCGGCCCGCGCTACGTCAACCACATCGCCGCGAAGGCCCCCTCCGCCCGGGACTCCGCGGTGGGCCAGCCGACCAGCCGTCCGATCGAGGCGACGACCACCCGGCCCGGCGCCCTGACCTACTCCGCCACCGGTCTGCCGGACGGCGTGTCCATCGACCGCGCCACCGGGCTCCTCTCCGGGACCCCGACCACGGCCGGTGCCTTCCCGGCCGCCGTCACCATCAGGAACTCCGCCGCGGAGACCCGGACGCTCTCCTTCACCTGGACGGTCCTGGCCTCCGGCGGCGACCACTTCGTCAATCCCGACCGCTTCGACATCCCCAACTGGCGCACCATCGAGTCGCCGATCGTCGTCACCGGCCGCGAGGGCAACGCCTCCAGCGACCTCAAGGTGACCGTCGACCTGGTGCACGACTTCATCGGCGGCCAGGTCATCCACCTGGTCGGCGAGGACGGCACTGCGCTGCTCGTGAAGGACTTCGTCTGGGACACCGGTTCCGAACTGCACGCGACCTTCACGGTCGACGCGTCGGCGCTCCCGGCCAACGGCACGTGGAAGCTGCGCGTCACGGACAACACACCCGGCATCTTCACCGTCGACCCCGGCCACCTCGACAGCTGGAGCATCACCTTCTGA